The Lysobacter capsici genome has a segment encoding these proteins:
- a CDS encoding DUF484 family protein, with translation MSDRFGDKPADQLGAHEIANWLRRHPRFLQQFPDLSLSLVVPREEGSAASLASYQLEVLRDKNRELSRRLHELFGNAQDNERLAVRTHQLTLALMRQDNAADTLRAMAASLAEDFNGDLVRLIVFKPYDGLSDNEWLQIIDESDPRLQPFRDALSDGEPLCGRLQPEKHAVLYGERAADVQSTALLPLPGSGLIAVGSRDPNRFFPGMGTLFLRMMGESLAVALRRYD, from the coding sequence ATGAGCGACAGATTCGGCGACAAGCCGGCCGACCAGCTCGGCGCGCACGAGATCGCCAACTGGCTGCGCCGCCATCCGCGCTTCCTGCAGCAATTCCCCGACCTGTCGCTGAGCCTGGTGGTGCCGCGCGAGGAAGGTTCGGCCGCGTCGCTGGCGAGCTATCAGCTCGAAGTGCTGCGCGATAAGAACCGCGAACTCTCGCGCCGCCTGCACGAACTGTTCGGCAACGCCCAGGACAACGAACGCCTGGCCGTGCGCACCCATCAACTGACCCTGGCGCTGATGCGCCAGGACAACGCCGCCGATACCTTGCGCGCGATGGCCGCGAGCCTGGCGGAGGATTTCAACGGCGACCTGGTCCGGCTGATCGTGTTCAAGCCGTATGACGGCCTGAGCGACAACGAATGGCTGCAGATCATCGACGAATCCGATCCGCGCCTGCAGCCGTTCCGCGACGCGCTGAGCGACGGCGAGCCGCTGTGCGGCCGCCTGCAGCCGGAAAAGCACGCGGTGCTGTACGGCGAACGCGCCGCCGACGTGCAGTCCACCGCCTTGCTGCCGTTGCCGGGCAGCGGCCTGATCGCGGTCGGCAGCCGCGACCCGAACCGTTTCTTCCCCGGCATGGGCACGCTGTTCCTGCGCATGATGGGCGAATCGTTGGCGGTGGCGTTGCGTCGTTACGACTGA
- the dapF gene encoding diaminopimelate epimerase: protein MAESTAVSASPGSGAAGSGKMRFSKMHGAGNDFVVLDLRGGLAPPDPDNCRRLADRHFGVGCDQILTIEDPLSDGAVASYRIWNADGSTSQQCGNGARCIAAWLVRDGAAASGADAAGGFFVDSPAGRHAVQPLGGDAYRIGMGRPEFEPARIPLLGYAARQDQYVLDIHDTVFGFGAVSMGNPHAVIEVDDVDAAPVESIGPLLQSSPAFPESANIGFAQVLAPDRIKLRVYERGSGETLACGSGACAAAAVLMQRGRIGRDVRVQLPGGELRIVWPDDESALSMSGPTAFVFEGEWNR from the coding sequence ATGGCCGAATCCACCGCCGTGTCCGCATCGCCGGGTTCGGGCGCTGCCGGCTCGGGCAAGATGCGCTTCAGCAAGATGCACGGCGCCGGCAACGACTTCGTGGTGCTGGACCTGCGCGGCGGCCTCGCGCCGCCCGACCCCGACAACTGCCGTCGCCTCGCCGACCGTCATTTCGGGGTCGGCTGCGATCAGATCCTGACCATCGAAGATCCGCTCAGCGACGGCGCCGTCGCCTCGTACCGGATCTGGAACGCCGACGGTTCGACCTCGCAGCAATGCGGCAACGGCGCGCGCTGCATCGCCGCCTGGCTGGTGCGCGACGGCGCGGCCGCAAGCGGCGCCGATGCCGCCGGCGGCTTCTTCGTCGACAGCCCGGCAGGCCGCCACGCGGTGCAACCCTTGGGCGGCGACGCCTACCGCATCGGCATGGGCCGGCCCGAGTTCGAACCCGCGCGCATTCCCTTGCTCGGCTATGCCGCGCGCCAGGATCAGTACGTGCTCGACATCCACGACACCGTGTTCGGTTTCGGCGCGGTGTCGATGGGCAACCCGCATGCGGTGATCGAAGTCGACGACGTCGACGCCGCGCCGGTCGAAAGCATCGGCCCGCTGCTGCAATCGAGCCCCGCGTTTCCCGAATCGGCCAACATCGGGTTCGCCCAGGTGCTCGCGCCGGACCGGATCAAGCTGCGCGTGTACGAGCGCGGTTCCGGCGAAACCCTCGCCTGCGGCAGCGGCGCCTGCGCCGCCGCCGCGGTGCTGATGCAACGCGGCCGCATCGGCCGCGACGTGCGCGTGCAGTTGCCCGGCGGCGAACTGCGCATCGTCTGGCCCGACGACGAGTCGGCGCTGTCGATGTCCGGCCCGACCGCATTCGTCTTCGAAGGAGAGTGGAACCGATGA
- a CDS encoding helix-turn-helix transcriptional regulator: protein MERIERIHALHRILTAARYPVTVQRLQEDLECSRATVYRDLAYLRDYLMAPVVGNGEAGFRYDTSEGDRFELPGLWLSSEELHSLLAAQQLLMRSGGGVLSNALAPLQQRIEKLLDEHAGGRRLPVERVRVIPHRTRRLDETAFRAVATAVLDRKPLTFEYRARSTDERTRRSVSPQRLTHYRENWYLDAWDHERDALRSFSVDRISAAKIGDVPARDVADEELDQHLASSYGIFSGAPKGWATIVFSAKAARWVADEHWHSQQQGRFLADGRYELKVPYSAGRELLMDVMHYGSDAEIVEPVVLREQAKSMLELALSNYGH, encoded by the coding sequence ATGGAACGTATCGAACGCATCCACGCGCTGCACCGGATTCTCACTGCGGCCAGGTATCCGGTCACAGTTCAGCGCCTCCAGGAAGACCTGGAGTGTTCGCGCGCGACCGTCTATCGGGATCTGGCCTACCTGCGCGATTACCTGATGGCCCCGGTGGTTGGCAACGGCGAGGCCGGTTTCCGCTACGACACCAGCGAAGGCGACCGCTTCGAGCTGCCCGGCCTGTGGCTGAGCTCGGAGGAGCTGCATTCGCTGCTCGCCGCGCAACAGCTGCTGATGCGCAGCGGCGGCGGGGTGCTGTCGAACGCGCTCGCGCCGTTGCAGCAGCGCATCGAAAAACTGCTCGACGAACACGCCGGCGGCCGGCGCCTGCCGGTCGAGCGCGTGCGGGTCATCCCGCATCGCACCCGCCGGCTCGACGAAACCGCGTTCCGCGCCGTCGCCACCGCGGTGCTCGATCGCAAGCCGCTGACGTTCGAATACCGCGCGCGCTCCACCGACGAACGCACCCGTCGCAGCGTGTCGCCGCAGCGGCTCACCCACTACCGCGAAAACTGGTACCTCGACGCCTGGGATCACGAGCGCGACGCCTTGCGCAGCTTCTCGGTCGACCGGATCAGCGCGGCCAAGATCGGCGACGTGCCGGCGCGCGATGTCGCCGACGAGGAACTCGATCAGCACCTGGCCTCGAGCTACGGCATTTTCTCCGGCGCGCCCAAGGGCTGGGCGACCATCGTGTTCAGCGCCAAGGCCGCGCGCTGGGTCGCCGACGAACACTGGCATTCGCAGCAGCAAGGCCGCTTCCTGGCCGACGGCCGCTACGAACTCAAAGTGCCGTACAGCGCCGGGCGCGAACTGCTGATGGACGTGATGCATTACGGCAGCGACGCGGAAATCGTCGAGCCGGTGGTGCTGCGCGAGCAGGCCAAGTCGATGCTGGAACTGGCGTTGAGCAACTACGGCCACTGA
- a CDS encoding DUF454 family protein, giving the protein MSVPPSPSDPGADQDAGPRADLAAPEPPSPIEPAASRPRSRFRWVWWLLAYASLGLGIVGIVVPGLPTVPFVLLSAFAAARGSQRLHARLLAHRQFGPMIRDWQAHGAVSRRAKWLAVSMMSVCAAIMFLTSPKLWMAMTGSSIMAVVAIWLWRRPEPPADRGSR; this is encoded by the coding sequence ATGTCCGTTCCACCTTCTCCCTCCGATCCAGGCGCCGATCAGGACGCCGGACCGCGAGCCGACCTCGCCGCGCCAGAGCCGCCGTCGCCGATCGAGCCGGCCGCCTCGCGCCCGCGCAGCCGCTTCCGCTGGGTCTGGTGGCTGCTGGCCTATGCCAGCCTGGGCCTGGGCATCGTCGGCATCGTCGTGCCCGGCCTGCCGACGGTGCCGTTCGTGCTGCTGTCCGCGTTCGCCGCCGCGCGCGGCTCCCAGCGCCTGCACGCGCGGCTGCTCGCGCACCGCCAGTTCGGCCCGATGATCCGCGACTGGCAGGCGCACGGCGCGGTCAGCCGGCGGGCCAAGTGGCTGGCGGTGTCGATGATGTCGGTCTGCGCGGCGATCATGTTCCTGACCTCGCCCAAGCTGTGGATGGCGATGACCGGCAGCTCGATCATGGCCGTGGTGGCGATCTGGCTGTGGCGCCGGCCGGAGCCGCCCGCGGACCGCGGCTCGCGTTGA
- a CDS encoding patatin-like phospholipase family protein: MPGADPPRIEKGEAVALVLGAGGARGLAQIGVIEALQARGLRIVTVAGSSSGALVGGLFAAGKMEVYRDWLFGMSRTAMLRLLDPVFGQSSLFRGERLMDSLRELAGEPRIEDLPIGFTAVAVDLMRQREVWLREGDLWDAIRASIAIPGVFTPYELHGRELVDGGLLAPLPITATRLSDAHRLVAVDMHGWPAQPPGALAHHNGGAMLATQGGGDAKPPSLFNHWFRRKATELPDEVEDDAPREMGFTELMARSLDTMQAQIARVQLALDPPELVIRIPRDACQFYEFWRAKELIEIGREEAEKALDKAGY, translated from the coding sequence ATGCCCGGCGCCGATCCTCCGCGTATCGAAAAAGGCGAGGCGGTCGCGCTGGTGCTCGGCGCCGGCGGCGCGCGCGGGCTGGCCCAGATCGGCGTGATCGAAGCGCTGCAGGCGCGCGGGCTGCGCATCGTCACCGTCGCCGGTTCCTCCAGCGGCGCGCTGGTCGGCGGCTTGTTCGCGGCCGGCAAGATGGAGGTCTACCGCGACTGGCTGTTCGGCATGAGCCGCACCGCGATGCTGCGCCTGCTCGATCCGGTGTTCGGTCAATCCTCGCTGTTCCGCGGCGAGCGCCTGATGGACAGCCTGCGCGAACTGGCCGGCGAGCCGCGCATCGAGGACCTGCCGATCGGCTTCACCGCGGTCGCGGTCGATCTGATGCGGCAGCGCGAAGTGTGGCTGCGCGAGGGCGACCTGTGGGACGCGATCCGCGCCTCGATCGCCATCCCGGGCGTGTTCACGCCCTACGAATTGCACGGTCGCGAACTGGTCGACGGCGGCCTGCTGGCGCCGTTGCCGATCACCGCGACGCGTCTGTCCGACGCGCACCGTCTGGTCGCGGTCGACATGCACGGCTGGCCCGCGCAACCGCCCGGCGCATTGGCGCACCACAATGGCGGGGCCATGCTGGCCACGCAGGGCGGCGGCGACGCCAAGCCTCCGTCGTTGTTCAACCACTGGTTCCGGCGCAAGGCCACCGAATTGCCCGACGAGGTCGAGGACGACGCGCCGCGCGAGATGGGCTTCACCGAATTGATGGCGCGCTCGTTGGACACGATGCAGGCGCAGATCGCGCGCGTGCAGCTGGCCCTGGACCCGCCCGAACTGGTGATCCGCATTCCGCGCGACGCCTGCCAGTTCTACGAGTTCTGGCGGGCCAAGGAGCTGATCGAGATCGGTCGCGAGGAAGCGGAAAAGGCGCTGGATAAGGCGGGGTATTGA
- the lptM gene encoding LPS translocon maturation chaperone LptM: protein MNARHATPLVLTALTLALTACGNKGPLVLPTQPAPQEAPPAKPGEVPVSISKANDPPVATKPATKSLPTPPLDSVLTPPTTQDGQDSKDAKDKDGEAQDGDGAGQTKPAEPTPAGG from the coding sequence ATGAATGCACGCCACGCCACGCCCCTCGTTCTGACCGCGCTGACCCTCGCCCTGACCGCTTGCGGCAACAAGGGCCCGTTGGTCCTGCCGACCCAGCCCGCGCCGCAGGAAGCGCCGCCGGCCAAGCCCGGCGAGGTGCCGGTGTCCATTTCCAAGGCCAACGACCCGCCGGTCGCGACCAAGCCGGCGACCAAGTCGCTGCCTACGCCGCCGCTGGACAGCGTGCTGACCCCGCCGACCACCCAGGACGGCCAGGACAGCAAGGACGCCAAGGACAAGGACGGCGAGGCCCAGGACGGCGACGGCGCGGGCCAGACCAAGCCGGCCGAGCCGACGCCCGCCGGCGGCTGA
- a CDS encoding S9 family peptidase, which translates to MKLTLLTLAATLLMTTTLNVPAADLPAPPDAAKKPYTVKAPHGAQRSDEYYWLRDDKRKNPEMLAYLNAENAYVDAVMKPLKPLEDKLYGEIVGRIKQDDSSVPYRERGYWYYTRFETGQDYPIHARRKGSMEDAEQVLLDVNAMAKGKDYFSVGAMEVTQDNQILAWADDAVGRRQYKIRFKNLATGEIYPDVIENTSTDLVWADDNKTLFYVENDPKTLLTVRIKKHVLGTPASKDVLVYEEKDDSFYMGIERSRDDAYICINIHSTVSSEVRCAPAADPKEFFVLAPRQRDVEYDADHLAGRWVIRTNAPGADGKPAPNFKLVTADDGARSIKEWKDWIAHRDDVFVEGFELFDGFTAVAERSNALERLRLIGKDGKEEFVKADEPAFSMGLSVNSEHDTPWLRYTYTSLTTPATTYELNTATGERKLLKRQPVIGYDADKYVTERFWATARDGVKVPVSLVYKKGFEKNGKAALLQYAYGSYGMSMDPGFNSTVVSLLDRGMVYAIAHIRGGQEMGRKWYDDGKLFHKQNTFNDFVDVTADLVKAGYAAPDRVAAYGGSAGGLLMGAVANMAPDKYRVVLSQVPFVDVVTTMLDASIPLTTNEYDEWGNPEKKDYYDYMLSYSPYDNLKKQAYPAMFVGTGLWDSQVQYWEPAKYVARLRDLDTGKQPVLFRTNMDAGHGGKSGRFRRFREQAEMYSFMIDQMQVSADIVAK; encoded by the coding sequence ATGAAACTGACCCTGTTAACGCTTGCGGCCACGCTACTGATGACTACCACCCTCAACGTTCCCGCCGCCGACCTGCCCGCGCCGCCCGATGCGGCCAAGAAGCCCTACACCGTCAAGGCGCCGCACGGCGCCCAGCGCAGCGACGAGTACTACTGGCTGCGCGACGACAAGCGCAAGAACCCCGAGATGCTGGCGTATCTCAATGCCGAGAACGCCTACGTCGACGCGGTGATGAAGCCGCTCAAGCCGCTGGAGGACAAGCTGTACGGCGAGATCGTCGGCCGCATCAAGCAGGACGACAGCTCGGTGCCGTACCGCGAGCGCGGCTACTGGTACTACACCCGCTTCGAAACCGGTCAGGACTATCCGATCCACGCGCGCCGCAAGGGCAGCATGGAGGACGCCGAGCAGGTCCTGCTCGACGTCAACGCGATGGCGAAGGGCAAGGATTACTTCAGCGTCGGCGCGATGGAGGTCACCCAGGACAACCAGATCCTGGCCTGGGCCGACGACGCGGTCGGCCGTCGCCAGTACAAGATCCGGTTCAAGAATCTCGCTACCGGCGAGATCTATCCGGACGTGATTGAGAATACGTCCACCGACTTGGTCTGGGCCGACGACAACAAGACCCTGTTCTACGTCGAGAACGATCCCAAGACCCTGCTGACCGTGCGGATCAAGAAGCACGTGCTCGGCACGCCCGCGTCCAAGGACGTGCTGGTCTACGAGGAAAAGGACGACAGCTTCTACATGGGCATCGAGCGCAGCCGCGACGACGCCTACATCTGCATCAACATCCACAGCACCGTCTCCAGCGAAGTCCGCTGCGCGCCGGCCGCCGATCCGAAGGAATTCTTCGTGCTCGCGCCGCGCCAGCGCGATGTCGAATACGACGCCGATCATCTTGCCGGCCGCTGGGTGATCCGCACCAACGCGCCCGGCGCCGACGGCAAGCCGGCGCCGAACTTCAAGCTGGTCACCGCCGACGACGGCGCGCGTTCGATCAAGGAGTGGAAGGACTGGATCGCGCACCGCGACGACGTGTTCGTCGAGGGCTTCGAACTGTTCGACGGCTTCACCGCCGTGGCCGAGCGCTCCAACGCGCTCGAGCGTCTGCGCCTGATCGGCAAGGACGGCAAGGAAGAATTCGTCAAGGCCGACGAGCCGGCGTTCTCGATGGGCTTGTCGGTCAATTCCGAACACGACACGCCGTGGCTGCGCTACACCTATACCTCGCTGACCACGCCGGCGACCACCTACGAGCTCAACACCGCCACCGGCGAGCGCAAGCTGCTCAAGCGCCAGCCGGTGATCGGTTACGACGCCGACAAATACGTGACCGAACGTTTCTGGGCGACGGCGCGCGACGGCGTCAAGGTGCCGGTATCGCTGGTCTACAAGAAGGGCTTCGAGAAGAACGGCAAGGCCGCGTTGCTGCAGTACGCCTACGGCAGCTACGGCATGTCGATGGACCCGGGCTTCAACAGCACTGTCGTCAGCCTGCTCGATCGCGGCATGGTGTATGCGATCGCGCACATCCGCGGCGGCCAGGAAATGGGCCGCAAGTGGTACGACGACGGCAAGCTGTTCCACAAGCAGAACACGTTCAACGATTTCGTCGACGTCACCGCCGACCTGGTCAAGGCCGGCTACGCCGCGCCCGATCGCGTCGCCGCGTACGGCGGCAGCGCCGGCGGCCTGCTGATGGGCGCGGTCGCGAACATGGCGCCGGACAAGTACCGCGTGGTGCTGTCGCAGGTGCCGTTCGTCGACGTGGTCACCACCATGCTCGACGCCAGCATCCCGCTGACCACCAACGAGTACGACGAGTGGGGCAATCCGGAGAAGAAGGACTACTACGACTACATGCTGTCGTACTCGCCCTACGACAATCTCAAGAAGCAGGCCTATCCGGCGATGTTCGTCGGCACCGGCCTGTGGGATTCGCAGGTGCAGTACTGGGAGCCGGCGAAGTACGTGGCGCGGTTGCGCGACCTCGACACCGGCAAGCAGCCGGTGCTGTTCCGCACCAACATGGACGCCGGCCACGGCGGCAAGTCGGGCCGCTTCCGCCGCTTCCGCGAACAGGCGGAGATGTATTCGTTCATGATCGACCAGATGCAGGTCAGCGCGGACATCGTGGCGAAGTGA
- a CDS encoding tautomerase family protein translates to MPFANYKFPEGILDHTRKEEIIHRTTAMFVEYFGEGVRPYSMVLVEEVADGGWGRADETLTLEKMGMAPKAG, encoded by the coding sequence ATGCCGTTCGCGAATTACAAATTTCCCGAGGGAATTCTCGATCACACCCGCAAGGAGGAGATCATCCATCGCACCACCGCGATGTTCGTCGAATATTTCGGCGAGGGCGTGCGCCCGTATTCGATGGTGCTGGTCGAGGAAGTCGCCGACGGCGGCTGGGGCCGGGCCGATGAGACGCTGACGCTGGAGAAGATGGGGATGGCGCCTAAGGCGGGCTGA
- a CDS encoding prolyl oligopeptidase family serine peptidase encodes MPVLPKTCQSLLLAAGLAAASACGAVIAKEATVTDDPYAWLEDVDGKRALDWVHARNAKTEAEYTGSAQFKQLEASIRANLDSDAKIPGVQKIGEHYYNFWQDAQHQRGLWRRTTLDEYRKDKPAWETVIDLDALNAQENEQWVWHGAECLRPDYQRCLISLSRGGSDADVTREFDLVAKTWIKDGFYRPEAKGSLTWIDRDHVYVATDFGKGSMTSSGYARTVRLWTRGTPMAKAALVYEGKDSDMMVAAWHDPTPGFERDFVERTLAFYNNELFLRGADGKLSKLDLPNSANKEVRRDWLLLELRDPYEIGGKTYPAGSLIATRFDDFQAGKRDFVSLFAPTDTSSLAGTTWTRHHLIINVLDDVKNKLTVLTPPDAGQGEWTRAAFVGAPTFGTVMVGAVDSLDSDAVWLSAADYLTPTTLALAEPGQKPEVLKTMPTFFDASKDTIEQHFAKSQDGTRVPYFLVRPKDLKYDGKAPTLLYGYGGFEVSMTPVYSGGIGKGWLEKGGVYAVANIRGGGEYGPRWHQAALKANRHKAYEDFAAVGRDLIERKITSTPHLGVQGGSNGGLLTGNMLTQYPELFGAVVVQVPLLDMKRYSHLLAGASWMAEYGNPDTDDWSFIKTFSPYHLFDPKREYPPVIFMTSTKDDRVHPGHARKMAAKMLDAGKNVTYYENIEGGHGGAANNAQQAHMSALALTFLWQRLAP; translated from the coding sequence ATGCCCGTTCTCCCGAAGACCTGTCAGTCCCTGTTGCTAGCGGCCGGTCTCGCGGCTGCATCGGCCTGCGGCGCCGTCATCGCCAAGGAGGCGACCGTGACCGACGATCCCTATGCGTGGCTCGAAGACGTCGACGGCAAGCGCGCACTCGACTGGGTGCATGCGCGCAACGCCAAGACCGAAGCCGAATACACCGGCAGCGCGCAGTTCAAGCAGCTCGAAGCGAGCATCCGCGCCAATCTGGATTCCGACGCCAAGATTCCCGGCGTGCAGAAGATCGGCGAGCACTATTACAACTTCTGGCAGGACGCCCAGCACCAGCGCGGCCTGTGGCGCCGCACCACCCTGGACGAGTACCGCAAGGACAAGCCGGCCTGGGAAACGGTGATCGACCTGGACGCGCTCAACGCCCAGGAAAACGAACAATGGGTCTGGCACGGCGCCGAATGCCTGCGGCCGGATTACCAGCGCTGCCTGATTTCGCTGTCGCGCGGCGGTTCCGACGCCGACGTCACCCGCGAATTCGATCTGGTCGCCAAGACCTGGATCAAGGACGGCTTCTACCGCCCCGAAGCCAAGGGCAGCCTGACCTGGATCGATCGCGATCACGTCTACGTCGCCACCGATTTCGGCAAGGGCAGCATGACCAGCTCGGGCTATGCGCGCACGGTCAGGCTGTGGACGCGCGGCACTCCGATGGCCAAGGCCGCGCTGGTGTATGAGGGCAAGGACAGCGACATGATGGTCGCCGCCTGGCACGACCCGACGCCGGGCTTCGAGCGCGACTTCGTCGAGCGCACCCTCGCGTTCTACAACAACGAGCTGTTCCTGCGCGGCGCCGACGGCAAATTGAGCAAGCTCGATCTGCCGAACTCCGCCAACAAGGAAGTGCGCCGCGACTGGCTGCTGCTGGAGCTGCGCGATCCGTACGAGATCGGCGGCAAGACGTACCCGGCCGGCAGCCTGATCGCCACGCGCTTCGACGATTTCCAGGCCGGCAAGCGCGATTTCGTCAGCCTGTTCGCGCCGACCGACACCAGCTCGCTGGCCGGCACGACCTGGACCCGGCATCACCTCATCATCAACGTCCTCGACGATGTCAAGAACAAGCTCACCGTGCTGACTCCGCCGGACGCGGGGCAGGGCGAGTGGACGCGCGCCGCGTTCGTCGGCGCGCCGACCTTCGGCACGGTCATGGTCGGCGCGGTCGACAGCCTCGACAGCGACGCGGTGTGGCTCAGCGCCGCCGATTACCTGACCCCGACCACGCTGGCCTTGGCCGAGCCGGGCCAGAAGCCCGAAGTGCTCAAGACCATGCCGACCTTCTTCGACGCGTCCAAGGACACGATCGAACAGCACTTCGCCAAGAGCCAGGACGGCACCCGCGTGCCGTACTTCCTGGTGCGGCCGAAGGACCTCAAGTACGACGGCAAGGCGCCGACCCTGCTGTACGGCTACGGCGGCTTCGAAGTGTCGATGACCCCGGTGTATTCCGGCGGCATCGGCAAGGGCTGGCTGGAGAAGGGCGGCGTGTACGCGGTCGCCAACATCCGCGGCGGCGGCGAGTACGGCCCGCGCTGGCATCAGGCCGCGCTCAAGGCCAACCGGCACAAGGCGTATGAGGATTTCGCCGCGGTCGGCCGCGATCTGATCGAGCGCAAGATCACCAGCACCCCGCACCTGGGCGTGCAGGGCGGCAGCAACGGCGGCCTGCTTACCGGCAACATGCTGACCCAGTACCCGGAATTGTTCGGCGCGGTCGTGGTGCAGGTGCCGCTGCTCGACATGAAGCGCTACAGCCACCTGCTGGCCGGCGCCTCGTGGATGGCCGAATACGGTAATCCCGACACCGACGACTGGTCCTTCATCAAGACCTTCTCGCCGTATCACCTGTTCGACCCCAAGCGCGAGTATCCGCCGGTGATCTTCATGACCTCGACCAAGGACGATCGCGTCCATCCGGGTCATGCGCGCAAGATGGCGGCGAAGATGCTCGATGCCGGCAAGAACGTGACCTACTACGAAAACATCGAAGGCGGCCACGGCGGCGCGGCCAACAACGCCCAGCAGGCGCATATGAGCGCGCTGGCCTTGACCTTCCTGTGGCAGCGCTTGGCCCCATGA
- a CDS encoding tetratricopeptide repeat protein yields the protein MFGLFKGNKRLPDDVQRRVEGLSSQAVRALARNDADGRQQAYRHCLEALELLPEPPGQWPQAAQLFAVLGDVYWQSGDFETASNAYIDAISCRDALGDAALHLRLGRAHYELGDSDRAADELCRAYLASAHAGRGLAIFEGEDPKYFEFLKTRMQAPRDGW from the coding sequence ATGTTCGGTTTGTTCAAAGGCAACAAGCGCCTGCCCGACGACGTGCAGCGGCGGGTCGAGGGTCTGTCCTCGCAGGCCGTGCGCGCGCTCGCGCGCAACGACGCCGACGGTCGCCAGCAGGCGTATCGGCATTGCCTGGAAGCGCTGGAATTGCTGCCCGAACCACCGGGCCAGTGGCCGCAGGCCGCGCAGTTGTTCGCTGTGCTCGGCGATGTGTACTGGCAATCGGGCGACTTCGAAACCGCGTCGAACGCCTATATCGACGCGATCTCCTGCCGCGACGCGCTCGGTGATGCGGCGCTGCACCTGCGCCTGGGCCGGGCGCACTACGAACTCGGCGACAGCGATCGCGCCGCCGACGAACTGTGCCGCGCCTATCTGGCCAGCGCGCATGCTGGTCGCGGCCTGGCTATTTTCGAGGGCGAGGACCCGAAATATTTCGAGTTCCTCAAGACCCGCATGCAGGCGCCGCGCGACGGCTGGTAG